From the Platichthys flesus chromosome 6, fPlaFle2.1, whole genome shotgun sequence genome, one window contains:
- the dbx2 gene encoding homeobox protein DBX2 encodes MVSVQSYSRRNMPGSPPALPGFGSSGKSFLIDNLLQTSSARSEGTIGGHLRRAACEHSRRTWGHEHRTFQSQAQGPQQVKDLGGPLLAHSGVLNSVFLRSPQYLLACCGGSSPPPVFSKGANLRMWSADVSPKVRRGILRRAVFSEEQRKELERTFRRQKYISKTDRNKLAADLSLKESQVKIWFQNRRMKWRNCKEKEVHNTRSPMDELMARGLAEDEEEPPQNNTGAKTQQSPPHKSVRDT; translated from the exons ATGGTCTCAGTTCAGAGCTACTCCAGGAGGAATATGCCTGGTTCTCCTCCCGCTTTACCGGGTTTCGGGAGCTCGGGGAAGAGCTTTCTCATTGACAATCTACTGCAGACGTCTTCAGCCCGCTCGGAAGGGACAATCGGGGGACACCTGAGACGAGCAGCATGTGAACATTCCAGAAGAACCTGGGGCCATGAGCATAGAACCTTCCAAAGCCAGGCCCAGGGTCCCCAGCAGGTGAAAGACCTAGGAGGACCACTTCTGGCACACTCAG GTGTTCTCAACAGTGTTTTCCTGCGGAGCCCCCAGTATCTGCTGGCATGCTGCGGTGGGTCCAGCCCCCCTCCCGTCTTCTCCA AGGGAGCAAATCTTCGGATGTGGTCTGCTGATGTGAGCCCGAAAGTTCGCAGAGGGATCCTTCGGAGGGCTGTGTTCTCAGAAGAACAAcggaaggagctggagagaacTTTTCGCAGACAGAAGTACATCAGCAAGACAGACCGGAACAAACTGGCAGCTGATCTCAGTCTCAAAGAGTCACAG GTGAagatctggttccagaaccgACGAATGAAGTGGAGAAACTGCAAGGAGAAGGAGGTCCATAATACCCGTTCCCCGATGGATGAGCTCATGGCCCGAGGTCTCGCAGAGGACGAGGAAGAACCACCTCAGAATAACACTGGCGCAAAGACACAGCAATCACCACCACACAAGAGTGTCAGAGACACATGA